The segment CGGGAGCATTTCAGCCGCTTCCAGCCCACCTACCCCTACCTGCAGCAGGACATTGACCTGCCGCCCACCATCTGTCTCTCTGATGGGGAGGAGCTGCAGCCCTATAAAGGCCCGTGTACCTTACAGCTGAGAGACCCAGAGCAGCAGCTGGAGCTGAGCAGAGCATCCATCAGACCCCCCCCCAACAGGACCATCTTCCACAGCGACCTGATCCATGTCTACGTCCACAGCGGTGGCCCTCGGCCCCCCAGCAGTAACTCGGGTGTCAGTGCCGCCGAACGCATGGAGGGACTGCCTCCCACCTACAGCGAGGTCATGGGTCACTACCCAGGATCCTCTGTGTTTCACCACCAGAACCAGTACAGCAATAAAGAGCCGTTCGCCCAGTGGACAGGGAGCAaagacaggacactgacagacagacacaggcagatGAGCAACGAAAGCACAACCACCACAGGCTCCCCTGGCTCTGGCAAGGTCAAGGTCAAGGTCAAGGTCAAGGTCAAGGACAATGACAAGGACAAGGAGAAGAATAGGGACAGACGACGGGACAAACCAGtgtgagggtggggggggggggggggggggggggttgtacctGGTCTGTACCAAACAAGACCCACCCCTCTCAGCTGAAGGGGAGTGGCCTCCTCTCAGCCTTCCCCATGCACAATACGAAGAAACCTGAGGGGCCAAGCTTACAAACACTCTTTTTGTATTCCTTCGTTCGGCGTTCAAGAGCTGTGGGCTTCTGCTTGAACAACTAAGGCTTCGTAGctcatttcttgtttgtttactTTTGTATGCTTTTCATTTATTTAAAATAAGATTGTTGACACTGATTTTGTTTGAAAGACTGTACCCAGTTATAGAAGTTATGGCTTTTattgtctttaaaaaaataaatacaaaatcagCGCACAAACCTCCAAACCAATTCAAATCCAAATGAGAGTGTCCAAATGAGAGTGTCCAAATGAGAGTGTCCAAATGAGAGTGTCCAAATGAGAGTGTCCAAATGAGAGTGTCCAAATGAGAGTGTCATGATTCTACTAAATCAATGGGATATATCATCAGAAATCTGAAGTTGACCTAACTCATTGTTTAAAAGCTTCTCCTAGTTTGATTGTTTGTGTTGAAACGTTTTGAACGACTGGTTATTTTTCTGTTGTTATCCACAACTCTGATCCAGCCTACCGTCCCCTGAAACGAACTCCCAACATGGCAGCTCAGTTTAAAgacacactgagtataccaaacattcggagcaacttcctaatattgagttgcatcacCACCGTTTGCCCTCAGAGCAGCCTCACTTCATCGGGTcacggactctacaaggtgtcgaaagcgatgggatgctggcccatgttgactccaatgcttcccacagttgtgtcaagtaggctggatgtcctttgggtggtggaccattcttgatacacacggagaactgttgagcgtgaaaaacccagcagagttgcagatcttgacacaaaccgatgcgcctggcacctattaccagaccccgttcaaaggcacttcattttcttttgtcttgtccagTCAACCTCTGaagggcacacatacacaatccatgtctcaattgtctcacggcttgaaaatcattctttaacctgtctcctccccttcatctacactgattgtagtagatttaacaagtgacatcaatgagggttcatagctttcacctggattcacctggtcagtctatgtcaaggaaagagcatgtgtccttaatgttttgtactcttAGTCTATACATCCGGTTAAAGACGTGTCTTTATATTTACATTCTCCAATTCCTTGTCTCTTCTGACACACCAAGTGAATAatggtggtctctctgtctctctctgtctctctctctgcctctctgcctctctgcctctctctgcctctctctctctctctctctctctgtctctctctctctctctctctctctgtctctctctctctctctgtctctctctctctctctctctctctctctctctctctctctctctctctctctctctctctctctctctctctctctctctctctctctctctctctctctctctctctctctctctctctctctctctctctcactgctggTTGGAGGACCTTTCATTAACGTTGCTTTAATCCTTTCGACTAGCACTTTACACTTCCTGTCTGTTAGAGTTGTCATGGAGATCACTTTGCCTTTGTAGTCTTCTGCACATCCACTAACTTGTCTAGTACAGGTCCCCCTGGAATATTGTGTTATCCTTTGTCAACTTGTTTTTCTATAGAAATACATGGATCAACACTGAGGCTGAATCTCAAACCCAACACTCCCACCCTAAAGGGCTTAGGGATTCAGACTAAATATCCATGTTGGTATCCTAATGCCTACTCTCTGGTGTATCGTTTTGTTTCTGCCTTGGGCCCAGTCTTAGCTGTTCAACATGTTACTGCAGTCTTAGCTGTTCAACATGTTACTGCAGTCTTAGCTGTTCAACATGTTACTCCAGTCTTAGCTGTTCAACATGTTACTCCAGTCTTAGCTGTTCAACATGTTACTGCAGTCTTAGCTGTTCAACATGTTACTGCAGTCTTAGCTGTTCAACATGTTACTGCAGTCTTAGCTGTTCAACATGTTACTCCAGTCTTAGCTGTTCAACATGTTACTGCAGTCTTAGCTGTTCAACATGTTACTGCAGTCTTAGCTGTTCAACATGTTACTGCAGTCTTAGCTGTTTGACATGTTACTGCAGTCTTAGCTGTTCAACATGTTACTGCAGTCTTAGCTGTTCAACATGTTACTGCAGTCTTAGCTGTTCAACATGTTACTGCAGTCTTAGCTGTTCAACATGTTACTGCAGTCTTAGCTGTTCAACATGTTACTGCAGTCTTAGCTGTTCAACATGTTACTGCAGTCTTAGCTGTTCAACATGTTACTGCAGTCTTAGCTGTTCAACATGTTACTGCAGTCTTAGCTGTTCAACATGTTACTGCAGTCTTAGCTGTTCAACATGTTACTGCAGTCTTAGCTGTTCAACATGTTACTGCAGTCTTAGCTGTTCAACATGTTACTCCAGTCTTAGCTGTTCAACATGTTACTGCAGTCTTAGCTGTTAatccctagttaatacctacttGTTAAAGGTTCCCTAGTTAATACATAATGGTCATTCCCTAGTTAGtacctactggtcattccctagttaatacctactggtcattccctagttaatacctactggtcattccctagttaatacctactggtcattccctagttaatacctactggtcactccctagttaatacctactggtcattccctagttaatacctactggtcattccctagttaatacctactggttaaaggttccctagttaatacctactggtcattccctagttaatgcctactggtcattccctagttaatacctactggtcattccctagttaatgcctactggtcattccctagttaatacctactggtcattccctagttaatacctactggtcattccctagttaatacctactggtcattccctagttaatacctactggtcattccctagttaatacctactggtcattccctagttaatacctactggtcattccctagttaatacctactggtcattccctagttaatacctactggtcattccctagttaatacctactggtcattccctagttaatgcctactggtcattccctagttaatacctactggtcattccctagttaatacctactggtcattccctagttaatacctactggtcattccctagttaGTACCTACTGGTCActccctagttaatacctactggtcattccctagttaatacctactggtcattccctagttaatacctactggtcactccctagttaatacctactggtcattccctagttaatacctactggtcattccctagttaGTACCTACTGGTTAAAGgttccctagttaatacctactggtcattccctagttaatacctactggtcattccctagttaatacctactggttaaaggttccctagttaatacctactggtcattccctagttaatacctactggtcattccctagttaatacctactggtcattccctagttaatacctactggtcattccctagttaatacctactggttaaaggttccctagttaatacctaatggtcattccctagttaatacctactggtcattccctagttaatacctactggtcattccctagttaatacctactggtcattccctagttaatacctactggtcattccctagttaatacctactggtcattccctagttaatacctactggtcattccctagttaatacctactggtcattccctagttaatacctactggttaaaggttccctagttaatacctactggtcattccctagttaatacctactggtcattccctagttaatacctactggtcattccctagttaatacctaatggtcattccctagttagtacctactggtcattccctagttagtacctactggtcattccctagttaatacctactggtcattccctagttagtacctactggtcattccctagttaatacctactggttaaaggttccctagttaatacctactggtcattccctagttaatacctactggttaaaggttccctagttaatacctactggtcactccctagttaatacctactggtcattccctagttaatacctactggtcattccctagttaatacctactggtcattccctagttaatacctactggtcattccctagttaatacctactggttaaaggttccctagttaatacctactggtcattccctagttaatacctactggtcattccctagttaatacctactggtcattccctagttaatacctactggtcattccctagttaatacctactggtcattccctagttaatacctactggtcattccctagttaatacctactggtcattccctagttaatacctactggtcattccctagttaatacctactggttaaaggttccctagttaatacctactggtcattccctagttaatacctactggttaaaggttccctagttaatacctactggtcattccctagttaatacctactggtcactccctagttaatacctactggtcattccctagttaatacctactggtcattccctagttaatacctactggtcattccctagttaatacctactggtcattccctagttaatacctactggtcattccctagttaatacctactggtcattccctagttaatacctactggtcactccctagttaatacctactggtcattccctagttaatacctactggtcattccctagttaatacctactggtcattccctagttaatacctactggtcattccctagttaatacctactggtcattccctagttaatacctactggtcattccctagttaatacctactggttaaaggttccctagttaatacctactggtcattccctagttaatacctactggtcattccctagttaatacctactggtcattccctagttaatacctactggtcattccctagttaatacctactggttaaaggttccctagttaatacctactggtcattccctagttaatacctactggtcattcccCAGTTAGTACCTAAtggtcattccctagttaatacctactggtcattccctagttaatacctactggtcattccctagttaatacctactggtcattccctagttaatacctactggttaaaggttccctagttaatacctactggtcattccctagttaatacctactggtcattcccCAGTTAGTACCTAAtggtcattccctagttaatacctactggtcattccctagttaGTACCTACTGGTTAAAGgttccctagttaatacctactggtcattccctagttaatacctactggtcattccctagttaatacctactggtcattccctagttaatacctaatggtcattccctagttaatacctaaTGGTCATTCCCTAGTTAGTACCTAAtggtcattccctagttaatacctactggtcattccctagttaTTACCTACTGGTTAAAGgttccctagttaatacctactggtcattccctagttaatacctactggttaaaggttccctagttaatacctactggtcattccctagttaatacctactggtcattccctagttaatacctactggttaaaggttccctagttaatacctactggtcattccctagttaatacctactggtcattccctagttaatacctactggtcattccctagttagtacctactggtcattccctagttaatacctactggtcattccctagttaatacctactggtcattccctagttaatacctactggtcattccctagttaatacctactggtcattccctagttaatacctactggttaaaggttccctagttaatacctactggtcattccctagttaatacctactggtcattccctagttaatacctactggtcattccctagttaatacctactggtcactccctagttaatacctactggtcattccctagttaatacctactggtcattccctagttaatacctactggtcattccctagttaatacctactggtcattccctagttaatacctactggtcattccctagttaatacctactggtcactccctagttaatacctactggtcattccctagttaatacctactggtcattccctagttaatacctactggtcattccctagttaatacctactggtcattccctagttaatacctactggtcattccctagttaatacctactggttaaaggttccctagttaatacctactggtcattccctagttaatacctactggtcattccctagttaatacctactggtcattccctagttaatacctactggtcattccctagttaatacctaatggtcattccctagttaatacctactggtcattccctagttaatacctactggttaaaggttccctagttaat is part of the Salvelinus fontinalis isolate EN_2023a chromosome 6, ASM2944872v1, whole genome shotgun sequence genome and harbors:
- the LOC129858319 gene encoding protein TMEPAI-like, producing the protein MQNITVPGSSINSNSNVICSCNCTGSQSQGMDISELEFVQIVIIMVVMTVMVVVIICLLNHRLSALAFFSRQTHSLDQDRQRDQVNMQHDGCVWPTNSLVMQQGTTEVMYGPRPTQERFNPPSFMQREHFSRFQPTYPYLQQDIDLPPTICLSDGEELQPYKGPCTLQLRDPEQQLELSRASIRPPPNRTIFHSDLIHVYVHSGGPRPPSSNSGVSAAERMEGLPPTYSEVMGHYPGSSVFHHQNQYSNKEPFAQWTGSKDRTLTDRHRQMSNESTTTTGSPGSGKVKVKVKVKVKDNDKDKEKNRDRRRDKPV